The sequence AACCCGGCTTCAGCTTTTTTAGCTCTTCTAATTTCAGGTCTCTGGCCTGTTATAGCCATAAGGTCTTCAACAGCTCTGTCCAGTTGCTTAATATCCTGGACAGCTTCACCAACACCCATATTAACAACAATCTTTTTTATTTTTGGAATCTCCATAGGAGATTTGTATCCGAATCTTTCCATTAATTTTGGAGCTACTTCTTCTTCATATTTTTTTCTAAGTCTTGGTATATATCTTTCTGCAACTGCCATTATCTTTTACCTCTTACTTTTTTTCTTTTTCCCAGATAATATCTATTGTTTCACCGGTTTTTTTATTGAATCTTTCTTTTATTATTTTGTTTCCTTCTTCTTTTATTCTGACACCTATTTTTACTCTTTGACCTGATTTTTCATCGTAATACATAACATTTGATATATGAATTGGTCTTTCTATCTCTACAATTCCACCTTCTTGAACACCTTCAATATGTCTAAGGTGTTTTTTACCTATATTTACACCTTCAATAATCACTCTGACTTTATTTGGGTCTGAATTTCTTATTATTTGTTTAATTTTTCCTGTTTTTCCTTTTTCTTTTCCAGCTATTACTATTACTGTGTCACCTTTTTTTAGTTTTGTTTTAACCATCTTTTATATTACCTCCGGTGCTAAAGAAACTATTCTGTAAAATCCTTTGGCTCTTATTTCCCTTGCAACAGGTCCTAAAATACGTGTTCCAAGAGGTTCAAGGTTATTGTTAAGAAGAACAACTGCATTATCATCAAATTTTATGTAGCTGCCATCTGGTCTTCCAACTTCTTTGGCTGTTCTAACCACAACGGCTTTGTATATTTTTCCTTTTTTAGCTGTTCCGTTTGGAAGGGCATCCTTAACGGTTACTGTGATAACATCTCCAAGTGTAGCAAAATCAGTCTGTTTACCAAAGTTAACCTTTTTAGGTATTCCTATACACTGAACTTTTTTTGCACCTGAGTTATCCGCTGTATTAAGATAAGTTCCTCTTCTTATCATTTCCTACACCTCATTCGTAAAATAAAATTTCCTGCCCTGAAGGGCAGAAAGACAAAATAATATTTTAATATTTAAAGCAAATAAAATCAAGACTACTGTGGAAGAATTTCAACAACAACCCATCTTTTGAGTTTAGAAATAGGTCTGGATTCTCTTATTCTAACTATATCTCCAATCTGACATTTGTTTTCTGGGTCATGGGCATAGAATTTAGATGTCTTTTTAATTCTTTTTCCATAGAGTGGGTGTGGAAGCTGTCTTTCTACAGCCACAACAACAGTTTTATCCATTTTATTAGAAACTACTTTACCTACAAATTCCTTTTTTCCTGATTTTACAGCCATTATTTACCTCCACCTTGAGCTTGTAGCTCTCTTTCTCTAAGGATAGTAAGTATTCTTGCAATTGTTCTTTTGGTTTCTCTAATTTCAGATGGCTTTTCAAGTCCACCTATAGAGTTTTGGAATCTAAGATTCATCAATTTTTTCTTAAGTTCAACTAATTTTTCTTTAAGTTCATCATCTGTAAGTTTTCTCAGTTCTTCTACCTTCATCTTACGACCTCGCTTTTACAAGTCTTGTTTTTATTGGGAGTTTATGTCCTGCCTTTCTGAATGCCTCGGCGGCAACCTCTTCAGGAACACCTGCAAGTTCAAAAAGGATATGTCCTGGTTTAACTACTGCTACAAAGTGGTCAAGGTCACCTTTTCCTTTACCCATTCTTGTTTCTGCCGGTTTTCTGGTAACAGGTTTATGAGGGAATACTCTAATCCACACTTTTGCACCTTTTTTAGCTTCCCTTACTATTGCAATACGGGCAGCTTCTATTTGTCTGGATGTCATCCAGCATGGTTCAAGTGCCTGAAGTCCATATTCACCGAAGGCCACATAATTTCTTCTGCTGGCCTTCCCTTTCATTCTACCTCTATGTTGTTTTCTCCATTTTAATTTCTTAGGTTGTAAGAGAGACATCTATTTTTCCTCCTATTTTTATTAAACTGTATGGAGTTCCTCTTCTATTTTCTTGAGAACTTCTTCTTTTTGTTCAGAGAGTTTGTCTCCTTTGTAAATCCATACTTTTATTCCTAAAATTCCGTATTTTGTTGAAGCTCTTGCAGTTCCATAGTCTATATCAGCTCTTATTGTCTGGAGAGGCATTCTTCCTGCCATAAACCATTCTTTTCTGGCAAGATCAACTCCACCGATACGACCGCCTACTTGAACTTTTATTCCTTTTGCTCCTGCTCTCATTGCATTGTCAATAGCTCTCTTCATTGCCCTTCTATGGGAAACCCTTCTTTCAAGCTGGAGAGCTATATCTTCTGCAACAAGTTTTGCATTTAATTCAGGTTTTTTAACTTCATCAACATTAACCAGAACTTCTTTTGCATCTGTAAGGGCAAGAAGAATTTTGTTTAATTCCTCAACTTCTGCACCCTTTCTTCCTATAACTATTCCCGGTTTGGAAGCGAGAATCTTAACTCTGATTTTTTCTCCAAGTCTTTCTATTATTACGTCAGCAATCCCTGCCTGTTTGTATTTTTCTTCAATAAACTGTCTAATTTTTAGATCTTCATGGAGTATCTGGCTGTATCTTTTTTTGTCTGCGAACCATTTTGATTTCCAGTCTTTTGTTACCCCTAATCTAAAGCCTATTGGATGTACTTTTTGACCCACTTTTATTCCTCCTTACTGCCTTTCAGCTAATGTTATATAGATGTGAGAAAATCTTCTTTTCTTTGGAGTAGCCCTTCCATATGCTCTTGGCATATATCTTTTGAGTATAGGGCCATCTTCAGCTTTAATTTCTTTAATATAAAGGTTGTCTATGTCCATATTTTTCATTTCTGCATTTGCAATTGCACTTTTCAGAAGTTTTTCTACAATTCTTGCAGCTCTTTTATTCATTCCATGAAGAAGAGCAAGTGCCTGTCCTACATCTTTGCCTCTTATCTGATTAATCACCTGTCTCGCTTTTGTAGGTGATGTTCTGGCATATCTCAGAATAGCTCTTGCTTCTAAATTTTTAGTAGCTTCTGCCATTTTCTTTCACCTCTTATTTTTTCTTAACAGCTTTAGCTGATTTATCAGGGTGTCCTCTAAATGTTCTTGTTAAAGAGAACTCTCCAAGTTTATGTCCAACCATTTCCGGCTGGATATATACAGGGATAAATTTCATTCCGTTGTAAACAGCTATTGTATGCCCTACCATTTCTTCTGTAATGGTGCAGGCTCTATCCCATACTTTTATAACTTTTCTTTCACCGGTTTCATTCATTTTTCTTATTTTTTTGAGTATTTTCTCATTTACATATGGATTTTTATTTCTTTCGTTCCATTTACCTTTGTATCCCATGGTTATTTACCTCTACGTTTGATAATGAATTTGTCAGAATATTTAGCTCCACGTCTGGTTTTGTAACCCTTTGTAGGTTGTCCCCATGGAGAAACAGGATGCTTACCGAATGTTTTACCTTCACCACCACCGTGTGGGTGGTCAACAGGGTTCATAGCTGTTCCTCTAACGGTTGGTCTAATGCCTAGCCATCTCGCCCTACCTGCTTTACCTAGTTTAACAAGCTCATGTTCAGCAAGACCTACTGTCCCGATAGTTGCCATACATTTCTTATGAACAAGTCTAATTTCTCCAGAAGGAAGTCTAAGCTGTATATAATCTCCCTGTCTTCCAAGTATTTGTGCAGACATTCCTGCAGCTCTTGCAAGCTGTCCACCTTTGCCTGGTGTAAGTTCAATGTTATGGACAAATGTACCAACAGGAATATTCTCAAGTGGAAGGGCGTTTCCTACTTTTATCTCTGCATCTGGTCCTGCAACAACTGTATCTCCTACTTTAAGACCTTCTGGCCAGATAATATATCTTTTTTCTCCATCTGCATAATGAAGTAGTGCTATTCTTGCTGATCTGTTAGGGTCATACTCTATTGCTGCAACTTTTGCAGGTACACCCCATTTATCCCTTTTAAAGTCTATTATTCTGTATTTTCTTTTATGTCCGCCACCTTTATGTCTGACGGTTATTCTTCCCTGGTTATTTCTTCCAGCCTTACTTTTTAAAGGCTCTACCAGAGATTTTTCAGGCTCTTTTTTTGTTATTTCTGAAAAATCATATAAGATTGCATGCCTTGTTCCATTTGTAACAGGCTTTAATTTTCTAACACCCATTTCATTTCACCTCTATATTAATTCTGCTATGTTTATTGGTTCTTCAGATTCAATTCTTACAATAGCTTTTTTCCATTTTTTAGTATATCCAGGTTTGGACAAACCTACTCTTTTTTGTTTTGGTTTAACTATCATTGTTCTAACTTCTTTTACTTTTACACCGAAAACCTGTTCCACTGCCTTTTTTATTTCAATTTTGTTCGCATCCAGTGGAACTTCAAACACAAGTTTGTTTTCCTTTTCATTCTGTTTAACAGCCTTTTCTGTCAAAACAGGGCGTATTAGTATATCATACGGGGTTCTTGTGCTCATTATCCCAACCTCTCATTAATTTCTTCTGCTGCAGATTTTGTAATTAAAACATGGTCTGCATTAAGTATGTCATAAGTATTAAGACCATCAACAAGCAGAACCTTCGCTTTAGGTAAGTTTCTAAAGGATTTGATTACATTCATATCTTTAGAAGCAATAACCAGTAAAACTTTTGATTTATCTAAGCCAAAATTTTTGAGAACTTCTATCGCTTTTTTTG comes from Persephonella sp. and encodes:
- the rplX gene encoding 50S ribosomal protein L24, translating into MVKTKLKKGDTVIVIAGKEKGKTGKIKQIIRNSDPNKVRVIIEGVNIGKKHLRHIEGVQEGGIVEIERPIHISNVMYYDEKSGQRVKIGVRIKEEGNKIIKERFNKKTGETIDIIWEKEKK
- the rplN gene encoding 50S ribosomal protein L14, which codes for MIRRGTYLNTADNSGAKKVQCIGIPKKVNFGKQTDFATLGDVITVTVKDALPNGTAKKGKIYKAVVVRTAKEVGRPDGSYIKFDDNAVVLLNNNLEPLGTRILGPVAREIRAKGFYRIVSLAPEVI
- the rpsQ gene encoding 30S ribosomal protein S17, translated to MAVKSGKKEFVGKVVSNKMDKTVVVAVERQLPHPLYGKRIKKTSKFYAHDPENKCQIGDIVRIRESRPISKLKRWVVVEILPQ
- the rpmC gene encoding 50S ribosomal protein L29, which codes for MKVEELRKLTDDELKEKLVELKKKLMNLRFQNSIGGLEKPSEIRETKRTIARILTILRERELQAQGGGK
- the rplP gene encoding 50S ribosomal protein L16, which translates into the protein MSLLQPKKLKWRKQHRGRMKGKASRRNYVAFGEYGLQALEPCWMTSRQIEAARIAIVREAKKGAKVWIRVFPHKPVTRKPAETRMGKGKGDLDHFVAVVKPGHILFELAGVPEEVAAEAFRKAGHKLPIKTRLVKARS
- the rpsC gene encoding 30S ribosomal protein S3, with protein sequence MGQKVHPIGFRLGVTKDWKSKWFADKKRYSQILHEDLKIRQFIEEKYKQAGIADVIIERLGEKIRVKILASKPGIVIGRKGAEVEELNKILLALTDAKEVLVNVDEVKKPELNAKLVAEDIALQLERRVSHRRAMKRAIDNAMRAGAKGIKVQVGGRIGGVDLARKEWFMAGRMPLQTIRADIDYGTARASTKYGILGIKVWIYKGDKLSEQKEEVLKKIEEELHTV
- the rplV gene encoding 50S ribosomal protein L22, which translates into the protein MAEATKNLEARAILRYARTSPTKARQVINQIRGKDVGQALALLHGMNKRAARIVEKLLKSAIANAEMKNMDIDNLYIKEIKAEDGPILKRYMPRAYGRATPKKRRFSHIYITLAERQ
- the rpsS gene encoding 30S ribosomal protein S19, whose product is MGYKGKWNERNKNPYVNEKILKKIRKMNETGERKVIKVWDRACTITEEMVGHTIAVYNGMKFIPVYIQPEMVGHKLGEFSLTRTFRGHPDKSAKAVKKK
- the rplB gene encoding 50S ribosomal protein L2; translation: MGVRKLKPVTNGTRHAILYDFSEITKKEPEKSLVEPLKSKAGRNNQGRITVRHKGGGHKRKYRIIDFKRDKWGVPAKVAAIEYDPNRSARIALLHYADGEKRYIIWPEGLKVGDTVVAGPDAEIKVGNALPLENIPVGTFVHNIELTPGKGGQLARAAGMSAQILGRQGDYIQLRLPSGEIRLVHKKCMATIGTVGLAEHELVKLGKAGRARWLGIRPTVRGTAMNPVDHPHGGGEGKTFGKHPVSPWGQPTKGYKTRRGAKYSDKFIIKRRGK
- the rplW gene encoding 50S ribosomal protein L23; protein product: MSTRTPYDILIRPVLTEKAVKQNEKENKLVFEVPLDANKIEIKKAVEQVFGVKVKEVRTMIVKPKQKRVGLSKPGYTKKWKKAIVRIESEEPINIAELI